From the genome of Geminicoccaceae bacterium:
TCATGGAGCGACGTACCGGAGGCCGGATGATGTTCGATGCCGGTGGTGCCGAGGCAGCCCGGGGCGCTGTCGACGAGCTCCTGATGACGGACCTCATGGCTCACCCCTTCCTGACCGCTCCTCCGCCCAAATCCGCCGGACGAGAGCAATTCGGCCACGCCTTCACCGACGCGCTCGTCGATCGCATCAACCCGCAATGCGATGATGACTGGCGCGACCTGCTGGCCACCGTCACCAGTTGGACAGCTGCCGCGATCCTCTCATCCATCAGGGGTCACAAAATCGAATACGTATTCGTTGGCGGCGGCGGTGCACGCAATACAACACTGATGACACAGATCGAGGCAGGACTGGGCCCGGGCAAGCTTCATGATCTGCGCGATGCCGGTATCGACCCCGATTTCAAGGAAGCCCTGGCCTTTGCCCTGTTGGCCCGATTGCTGATCGACGGTGAACCCGGCAACGTCCCCCGCGTCACCGGAGCTTCCCTCCCCGGCCTGATGGGCCGCCTGACCTTTCCACCCTGACCCACCACCGTGGCGGGCTGTCCGGACCAGCGGGGAAAGGTCAGAGGGGTCCGTTTGAACGCCGGTTGGCATGCCCGCGCAAACGCGGCTCGCAAAGCAGATGATGCCCGAGTGATGGGGGATCATATCGGTGTTTCATCGCCCGCCAGAACATCCTACAGGGGAAGGTTGCCGTGTTTCTTCCAAGGTATTTCGGCCTTCTTGTTCCGCAGCCAGCGCAGGGAACTGGCCACGCGACGGCGGGTACCATGAGGCATGATGACATCGTCAATGAACCCGCGCGCGGCCGCGACAAACGGATTGGCAAAACGCTCCTTGTACTCCTCGGTACGCGTCTCGATCTTTGCCGTATCACCGATATCCGAACGAAAGATGATCTCCACCGCACCCTTGGAGCCCATGACCGCGATTTCAGCCGTGGGCCATGCATAATTGACATCGCCACGGAGATGCTTGGATGACATGACATCATAGGCACCGCCATAGGCCTTGCGGGTAATGACCGTGACCTTCGGCACCGTGGCCTCGGCATAGGCGTAGAGCAGCTTTGCGCCATGCTTGATGATACCACCATATTCCTGAGCAGTGCCCGGCAGAAAGCCCGGGACATCGACAAGCGTCAGCAGTGGAATGTTGAAGGCATCGCAAAAACGCACGAAACGGGCAGCCTTGCGCGAACTGTCAATGTCAAGACAGCCCGCCAGCACCATCGGTTGATTGGCGACGATACCCACCGGATGCCCTTCGATGCGGGCAAGCCCGATGATGATGTTGCGGGCATAATCCGTCTGGATCTCGAAGAAATCCCGTTCATCGACAAGCTTGAGAATCAGCTCCTTCATATCGTAGGGCTGGTTGGGATTGGCGGGTACAAGCGTATCGAGCGAGGCATCGTCACGGTCGACAGGATCACCCGTCGGCCAGACCGGCGGCTGCTCACGGTTGGACAGCGGCAGGAAATCGAAGAACCGGCGGACCTCGCTCAGCGCCTCGACATCGTTGAGGAAAGCCAGATCCGCCACTCCGGACTTGCGGGTATGCGTCGATGCACCCCCCAGCTGCTCCTGGGTCACCACTTCGTTGGTGACGGTCTTCACCACCTCGGGACCGGTGACAAACATGTACGAACTGTCGCGCACCATGAAGATGAAATCGGTCATTGCCGGGCTGTACACGGCCCCACCGGCACATGGTCCGCAGATCACCGAAATCTGTGGGACGACACCCGACGCCAGGACATTGCGCTGAAACACCTCGGCATAACCCGCGAGCGATGCGACCCCTTCCTGGATGCGCGCTCCACCGGAGTCGTTCAGACCGATCACCGGAGCACCGACCCTGATCGCCCGATCCATCACCTTGCAGATCTTCTCCGCATGGCTCTCCGACAGCGAGCCGCCAAAAACGGTAAAATCCTGTGAAAATACGAACACCAGACGACCGTTGATGGTGCCCTGCCCGGTCACCACGCCATCGCCGGGCACATGCTGTTCCGGCATGCCGAAATCGATGCAGCGATGCTCGACGAACATGTCGGTCTCCTCGAAGGAGCCGGGATCGACCAGAAGCTCGATCCGTTCGCGGGCCGTCAGCTTTCCCCGGTCATGTTGCGCCTTGATGCGCCGCTCACCGCCGCCGATCCGCGCTCCCTGCCGCTTGGCATCGAGCTTTTCGATAATTTCCTGCATGGCGTTGTTTTCCGACACTCTTTCGCGTTGCAACAAGCGGCTAGCATGGTCTGAAGACAATGACCATGGGGACGCGGCGAAACGGCCGCCCGGCAGACCCGATATGGAGGTCTCAGTCGCTGACCAGACGGCAGAAGGCGGCGACAGCCTCCAATTCGAGACGAAGGCAGGCATGCCGACCGGCCTGTTCCTTCTCAAGCCCCCACCGCTCGATTTCGAACAACTCATCCAGCAAGGTGGCGGCAAAGGCGGCTTGTGGATCGAGTTCGCCACGCTGCAATGCCAGCCCGAGAACCATCGAGCCCGTGAGCTTGACAGCCGCATGCAGCCCCATGAGCGACCATGAATCGACCCCGCGCACCAGATTTTCGAATCTGGTCAGCGTCGATTCCGGCTGATCGACCGGCGAGATTCCAGTCGTCACCGTCAGAGGCGCGCGCAGGACGTCGGCCGACCAATCGACCCAAGGTTGCCAGCATCGGTCCTGACGCATGCGCAGTTCCGAAGGCTCCTCCGCGCGGTAACAGAGCAGATCGTGGGCACCGAACTCGACGATCTCGCCACGGGCATCGTCCATGCGTCCGGGGAACAGGTCGATAACGGACGTACACAGACGCATGAGCGGCATCCCCTGTGGCCTCACCACTTCGGTCTGCCCTGCCCACTCCGCCGCTACGGCTTCTGCCAGCGGACGCCATGGGATCAGCAGTTCGGCCTTTCCCGGGGTCCTTACCGCGCGTCCATCGAGGAGAACGCGAAA
Proteins encoded in this window:
- a CDS encoding acyl-CoA carboxylase subunit beta — translated: MQEIIEKLDAKRQGARIGGGERRIKAQHDRGKLTARERIELLVDPGSFEETDMFVEHRCIDFGMPEQHVPGDGVVTGQGTINGRLVFVFSQDFTVFGGSLSESHAEKICKVMDRAIRVGAPVIGLNDSGGARIQEGVASLAGYAEVFQRNVLASGVVPQISVICGPCAGGAVYSPAMTDFIFMVRDSSYMFVTGPEVVKTVTNEVVTQEQLGGASTHTRKSGVADLAFLNDVEALSEVRRFFDFLPLSNREQPPVWPTGDPVDRDDASLDTLVPANPNQPYDMKELILKLVDERDFFEIQTDYARNIIIGLARIEGHPVGIVANQPMVLAGCLDIDSSRKAARFVRFCDAFNIPLLTLVDVPGFLPGTAQEYGGIIKHGAKLLYAYAEATVPKVTVITRKAYGGAYDVMSSKHLRGDVNYAWPTAEIAVMGSKGAVEIIFRSDIGDTAKIETRTEEYKERFANPFVAAARGFIDDVIMPHGTRRRVASSLRWLRNKKAEIPWKKHGNLPL
- a CDS encoding ATPase — protein: MKRFYKNVQVGDGFRVLLDGRAVRTPGKAELLIPWRPLAEAVAAEWAGQTEVVRPQGMPLMRLCTSVIDLFPGRMDDARGEIVEFGAHDLLCYRAEEPSELRMRQDRCWQPWVDWSADVLRAPLTVTTGISPVDQPESTLTRFENLVRGVDSWSLMGLHAAVKLTGSMVLGLALQRGELDPQAAFAATLLDELFEIERWGLEKEQAGRHACLRLELEAVAAFCRLVSD